The genomic interval gagttgaataaaatattattaaaatattattttttttaatattattattattttagaatttcaaaaattcaattatttattatattttatataaaaatttgataaaatgataatgatgaaattgtgaaatcaccacttatctcaaaagtttaagttgatgaaaatagatagattttattatttattttatatcttaacagaaataaaatgaaatgaaatagtttcAGTATCCAAACGTACCCGACATTTGATAGTGGGTGGTCTCTGTAGTGGTGTTAGTGCCaccctaaaatattttcttaatgagGTACCACTAGTGATGCTGTGATAGGCTGAGTACGACTTTTGTgcaacaaaagataaaaaagaaaaaaagaaaaatgggtgAAAGGAGGTGAGCTTCGTTGTCTCAGTTTGATCACTTGCTTCATCGGTTCTTTGATCTGGGAGAAGTTAGAGACGTACGGAGGCTACCAAAAGCGAAAGCTTTTGTTTGGGTAAGGAAAACACTACTCACTATCAccgtctttttctttcttttaatttgttccCTTTTGTATAATATAGCTTATTGagaatcatttattatatttttaggcTTACTAATTACTGTCACCCCACAGCAacctcttttaattttctggGACTATCAGTACTTCATCATCTCGATCTGTAACATCAATTATCTTTTATCTTAATCACTAATTactttgattttgtaattatcATCAGACtactcatctaatctcatcatgATCTAATGATCTCATCATGATGATCTGATCACCCAATTCAAGTTAGTCTTAATAATTAGCCTCGTCTATATAGATCTAATTCCATGCATATATGCTATGATCTGGACCactaatttgttttgaataaatagatattaatttattaggatATAGACatgattaatttttatgtgtagTTCATAATCAGCTAATGCACTCAACTCGATTGTTACATACAAaattgatgcatgcatgcatggcctgccgattaatttgggtatttatttttctagctaggtgatctataaataatatataatatgaaatagtTAATTCTATTGTAGTCAGTACGTACTCTTCTTTGTGTAAGCTGCTGCAGGCAGGGAGCTGGAAGTCAAATAGTTATATAGGAAGCTTAATTGTGAGATGGAAAGATCAAGAATTCAACAAAAAGTGGCAACTACTGCTTCAGTAGTACTCACAAATGCAAATCAAAATGCTGAAGAAATTCATCAAATATTGGATCAGGAAGCTGCAAACACTTTGTGTTTTGGAAATCAACATAGAGGGTTGGTAATTAGCATCAAAGAAATGGTTCAAAGCTGCTTGGACCCTCTCCCTTATCATCAAGCGATCGAGTACTGCTGTATCTACAGGATTCCAGCTAGTCTTCTCAAACTGAATGAAGAAGCCTACACTCCTGAGGTTATATCGATAGGGCCGTTCCATCATGGCACCAAAAGATTAGAAACCATGGAAAAGTTGAAACTGAAATATTTTCAGAGATTCCTGCAGCGGACTGACTTCAACGTGGAGATTTTAGTAAACGCCATAAAGTTGCATGAAGAAAGTGTGCGTAGTTGTTACGCAGAAACCATCAAGTTTAGCAGTGACGATTTCGTTAAACTAATTTTGGTGGATGGGATctttattattgaatttttctacgGATTGATATGGTTCAAAGGATCAAATAGTGTTATTCGTCAGAACAATATACTGTTAAACCCAATATCGTGGCACGCAATTACGTTGGACTTGCAACTACTTGAAAATCAACTTCCTTTCTTCGCTCTTGAGATATTATTCAGCCTTGCATGTGCATCGGATGATGTGCATCCTTCCTTCGCTTCGCTTGCAGTTAAGGTCTTTGAGATTGAGGACATTAGAAATCAGGAATTTCCAGGAAATCTTGGAGATCAACAACCAATTAGACACTTTGTTGATTTGAGCAAAGCATTTTTTCTTCCATCATCCAGAAAGCTGCTAGTGCTACCGCATGAAAGTAATGATCTTCCTAGTGCTGATCATTTATATTCTGCAAGCCAGTTGTACGAGGCTGGAGTGAAGTTTAAGGTGAGCTCAAGCAAATGCTTACTTGACCTAAAATTCACCAACGGAACTTTGGAAATTCCATGCATTAATCTTGATAACGAGACAGAGACTACTTATCGAAACATCCTAGCATTTGAGCAATGCCATCATCCACATGATTCACATTTTACAGACTACACTGTGCTATTGACTTTCCTAATCAACACTCCCAAAGATGCGGATTTACTTATTAGAAAAGGAATCATCATTAATTGGCTTGCCAACAGCAATTCAGCGGCATCT from Juglans microcarpa x Juglans regia isolate MS1-56 chromosome 4S, Jm3101_v1.0, whole genome shotgun sequence carries:
- the LOC121261912 gene encoding putative UPF0481 protein At3g02645, which translates into the protein MERSRIQQKVATTASVVLTNANQNAEEIHQILDQEAANTLCFGNQHRGLVISIKEMVQSCLDPLPYHQAIEYCCIYRIPASLLKLNEEAYTPEVISIGPFHHGTKRLETMEKLKLKYFQRFLQRTDFNVEILVNAIKLHEESVRSCYAETIKFSSDDFVKLILVDGIFIIEFFYGLIWFKGSNSVIRQNNILLNPISWHAITLDLQLLENQLPFFALEILFSLACASDDVHPSFASLAVKVFEIEDIRNQEFPGNLGDQQPIRHFVDLSKAFFLPSSRKLLVLPHESNDLPSADHLYSASQLYEAGVKFKVSSSKCLLDLKFTNGTLEIPCINLDNETETTYRNILAFEQCHHPHDSHFTDYTVLLTFLINTPKDADLLIRKGIIINWLANSNSAASFINNLGTNIVYYSQKSAYRGLFRDLNAFYRNTKHTWKATLKRDYFGTPWKIASTVAAVTLLLLTLVQTICSIIQVVKM